One window from the genome of Nicotiana sylvestris chromosome 9, ASM39365v2, whole genome shotgun sequence encodes:
- the LOC104242786 gene encoding importin subunit alpha-2-like, whose protein sequence is MSLRPSARTEVRRNRYKVAVDAEEGRRRREDNMVEIRKSKREESLLKKRREGLQPQQPFPANLHTSTVEKKLESLPSMVTGVWSNDNNLQLEATTQFRKLLSIERSPPIEEVIQSGVVPRFVEFLMREDFPQLQFEAAWALTNIASGTSENTRVVIDHGAVPIFVKLLGSPSDDVREQAVWALGNVAGDSPRCRDLVLSNGALIPLLAQLNEHAKLSMLRNATWTLSNFCRGKPQPPFEQVRPALSALQRLVHSNDEEVLTDACWALSYLSDGTNDKIQAVIEAGVCPRLVELLMHPSPSVLIPALRTVGNIVTGDDLQTQCIIEHGALTCLLSLLTHNHKKSIKKEACWTISNITAGNKEQIQAVIEAGLIAPLVNLLQTAEFDIKKEAAWAISNATSGGTHEQIKFLVSQGCIKPLCDLLVCPDPRIVTVCLEGLENILKVGEAEKANTGGINYYAQLTDDAEGLEKIENLQSHDNNEIYEKAVKILETYWLEEEDETLPAGDETQAGFNFGGNDIQLPSGGFKFG, encoded by the exons ATGTCTCTGAGACCAAGTGCTAGGACGGAGGTTCGTCGGAACCGGTACAAGGTCGCCGTCGACGCCGAGGAAGGGCGCCGCCGGCGAGAGGACAACATGGTTGAGATCCGAAAGAGCAAGAGAGAAGAGAGTTTGCTCAAGAAGCGTAGGGAAGGCCTTCAACCCCAACAACCCTTCCCGGCTAATCTCCACACATCCACCGTTGAAAAAAAG TTGGAAAGTCTTCCATCAATGGTTACTGGTGTTTGGTCAAATGATAACAATTTGCAGCTGGAGGCCACCACACAATTCCGTAAATTGCTCTCTATTG AAAGGAGTCCTCCTATTGAGGAAGTTATACAATCTGGTGTTGTTCCTCGATTTGTTGAGTTTCTAATGAGGGAAGACTTTCCGCAGCTCCAG TTTGAAGCTGCTTGGGCTCTCACAAACATTGCTTCTGGTACCTCGGAGAACACCAGAGTGGTGATTGATCATGGGGCGGTGCCAATTTTTGTAAAGCTTCTAGGTTCTCCAAGTGATGATGTCCGTGAGCAG GCTGTGTGGGCATTGGGAAATGTTGCTGGCGATTCTCCTAGATGCCGTGATCTTGTGCTTAGTAATGGGGCTTTGATTCCTTTGCTGGCTCAGTTGAACGAGCATGCCAAGCTTTCAATGCTGAGAAATGCCACGTGGACTTTATCAAACTTTTGTAGAGGCAAGCCACAACCTCCATTTGAGCAG GTGAGACCAGCTCTTTCAGCTCTTCAGCGCCTCGTTCATTCGAATGATGAAGAGGTGCTAACAGATGCATGCTGGGCACTTTCTTACCTTTCTGATGGTACAAACGACAAAATTCAAGCCGTCATTGAAGCAGGTGTTTGTCCACGGCTGGTTGAGCTCCTCAT GCATCCGTCTCCTTCAGTACTCATCCCTGCTCTCCGTACAGTTGGAAATATTGTTACAGGAGATGACCTCCAGACTCAG TGCATAATTGAACATGGTGCCCTTACTTGCCTGCTGAGCTTGTTAACACACAATCACAAAAAGAGCATCAAGAAAGAGGCATGCTGGACCATATCCAATATTACTGCTGGGAACAAGGAGCAGATACAG GCTGTAATTGAGGCTGGATTAATTGCTCCCCTGGTCAATCTGCTTCAAACTGCAGAATTTGATATCAAAAAAGAGGCTGCCTGGGCTATTTCAAATGCTACTTCTGGTGGGACTCATGAGCAGATCAA GTTCTTGGTGAGTCAGGGTTGCATAAAGCCTCTATGTGATTTGCTAGTGTGCCCTGATCCAAGGATTGTCACCGTCTGTCTGGAAGGATTAGAAAACATATTGAAGGTTGGGGAAGCAGAAAAAGCAAACACTGGAGGCATTAATTACTATGCTCAGCTGACCGACGATGCAGAGGGATTGGAAAAGATTGAAAACCTTCAGAGTCATGATAACAATGAGATATATGAGAAGGCTGTCAAGATACTGGAAACGTACTGGTTGGAGGAGGAGGACGAAACATTGCCAGCAGGTGATGAAACACAAGCTGGGTTCAATTTTGGCGGAAATGACATTCAACTACCATCTGGTGGATTCAAGTTTGGTTGA